Proteins co-encoded in one Sander vitreus isolate 19-12246 chromosome 9, sanVit1, whole genome shotgun sequence genomic window:
- the rasl11b gene encoding ras-like protein family member 11B: MRLIQNMTTIAEYPAPECSVPNRVIKMAVIGGGGVGKTALVVRFLTRRFIGDYERNAGNLYSREVQVDGEQVTIQVQDTPGVEMTDNGINLPDHVTCSIQWADAVVLVYSVTDRRSFDLINQLHQLVVRTGGANMPPVILLANKADLLHLRRVDSQQGPLLAGTLGCSFYEVSASEDYSEVHKAFHRLCCQLAKQPPPASNSSNNSAGATTEKRRSPLIPRPKSPNMQDLKRRFKQALSAKVRTVTSV, from the exons ATGCGTCTCATCCAGAACATGACAACCATTGCGGAGTACCCAGCACCCGAATGCTCGGTCCCAAACCGGGTCATTAAAATGGCTGTGATAGGAGGCGGCGGAGTTGGAAAAACAG CGCTCGTGGTGAGATTCCTAACGAGGCGCTTCATCGGAGACTACGAAAGAAATGCTG GTAATCTCTATTCCAGAGAAGTGCAGGTGGATGGAGAGCAAGTGACCATCCAGGTTCAAGACACTCCTGGTGTGGAG ATGACTGATAATGGCATCAATTTACCAGATCATGTGACCTGCTCCATCCAGTGGGCTGATGCAGTGGTGCTGGTGTACTCTGTGACCGACCGCCGCAGCTTCGATTTGATCAATCAGTTGCATCAGCTGGTTGTTCGTACCGGAGGCGCCAACATGCCTCCAGTAATCCTCCTGGCCAACAAGGCGGACCTGCTGCACCTGAGGCGGGTGGACTCCCAGCAGGGCCCTTTGCTGGCTGGCACCCTGGGCTGTTCTTTCTACGAAGTATCTGCCAGCGAGGACTACAGCGAGGTGCACAAGGCTTTCCACAGGCTGTGCTGCCAGCTAGCCAAGCAGCCGCCTCCTGCCTCCAACTCGTCCAACAACTCTGCCGGCGCTACCACAGAGAAGAGGCGCTCGCCCCTCATCCCCAGGCCAAAATCTCCCAACATGCAAGACCTGAAGAGGCGCTTTAAGCAAGCACTGTCGGCCAAAGTCAGGACTGTCACCTCTGTGTGA